The genome window ATATAGTAATATGACATAATTAATGCAATCCCTTGGGGTAGTATTTAGTAAGTGGAAAACTTTAGTAAGATGTCCCTTGATTTGCCAAATTCACATAATCTATCTTATGCCATCTTTGATTAACATATGTCAAGTTTGACATGGCTAATATATCTCATCCTGTAAGAGATTAAAGGTCCAACCCTCCATTCAGTGCACATGTCAACGCAAGATTGAACATGGCACAAGATTGAACACGGTACAGCAATATTGTGATTCCAACCGACTGGCTCTCTCTCATGCATGTTTTATTTACACCTAACAAGACATTGAAATTCCAAAGCTTATATATCATTTTCTAGCTCCATTCAGCTTCCAGttcataattttcaaatatcTGGGACCTACCAACAATTTCACTCAAGACAAATTCTAGTGACTCTCACAGGACTCGGTAAAATTGATACTTAGAATGAGAAAAGAAGCAAACCTTTATAATTCGCAATATTCCTTTCGATTATGGGATTAGCCTGCAAATGCATAACCCATTAGctatcaattaaaaatttaatgaggAAACTCTAGGATGCAAAGTTTTGGTCTTTCACTAAGGTTGAGAGATAATAATTATACCTTTCGCAGTCTTCTGTATTTCATCTCATTTGGGTGTTCAATGACATTCCTGCAAGCAAATACACATAATTCGAACATTTGTCAATAACTCAATAGATAAAGTACAAAAATAGATTGGATAACTGATGATATTGCTGGGCTATATATATGTAGGGGGCTTCCTAAGCAAACTCAGAGAAAGAGCTTGCAAATGCAGGCCAGTTGTATTATAATGGAAGAAAAAACCCTGTGTTTCTATGTCCtcccaccaaaaaagaaaaattcaataaaaaaaggATGAATGAAATCAATGATTTGACAAGTGTACCTAATTATCTTAAACAGAGTTTGTAGTACTGCAGCAGCTTCCATGGGAGTAACTTCAACTCGCAGCATTTCAATGGCCTTCTGCAGACGGCTACAAACAACTGTAACAGGGTCTTGGATTCTTTGAAGTTCTTGATCATCTGGATCTGGCTCATAGGTTTGCATTCTCGATATTCCCAGTGGATGCACCAAATTGTCATCAGGATCAGGCTCTGCCAGAACTCCATTTGGCTGAGACTCATCTGGATCGGGTTCTTTATAAGCCTTATTTAGACAGGCTTGATCTCTGATGGTCTCATTTTCTGGGTAATCATCCAGATCTAGTCCCATGATGTTTCCATATTCCAAACCATTCTGCTTTTCTGCCGTGTCATCTGGATCAGGTTCTTCAATGTTTTTGTTGGTTTGAATTCTGCTGTCCAGAATCTCCATTTCCTGAGATTCATCAGGATCAGGTTCTTCAATGTTTTTGCTTGTTTGAGTTCTGCTGTCCACAATCTCCATCTCCTGAGATTCATCAGGATCAGGTTCTTCATGCAACTTTGAGGTTCTCAGCATCAAGTTGGTTTCTGGAGGAGGCAAGAGTTGTGTTGGCCCAGCGTTATTGAAATCTTGTCGAGATATTGTTTTACTTCCAGTAAATTCTGGATAAAATTCAGACTCCAAAGTTTCCCCACCCAGTGAATCATCAGGATCAGGCTCAAGCTTGTTATGATTGCCAGAATGATCATCAGGATCAGGCTCATAAGCAGTTTTTCTCTCAGCTTCATTTGGACTCCAAATATCCAAGTTTTCTTCCTCTATGGAATACATAGAATCATCTTCTTCACGTGTTTTGAACCCAGAATCATCAGGGTCAGGTTCTTCATTTACTATAGACCCTCCCAAGCTGTTTTCAGAAGCATTTGCTAAACGACGATAAGCAGCAGCAACTGAAGATGCACAAGCACTTGCAAGCTGATCTGATGTATTTCCTCCAAGCTTCTGAGCGGAATTACTACTGTCTCCAACAAATGAATCCTCATAAGTTTCTGAATACTGTACTCCACTCAAGGTATGACTTCTTGATCTTGTCCAATCTAAACTAGCAGCTTCTTGGTTCAActacgaaaagaaaaaaaaggaaaaaaaacacatcaaatcAAGAAATGCCCACTCAGTAATGAGCTTAAAGTAAAATTTGCACTTAAAACATGAAAACACATGAATAAGAACATGTTCTTACCTGTTTATCCAGACCATAAAAGTTGGCATCATGTTCAGAGTGTACCATGTGTGCCTGATAGCAATAAAGAATAATTTGAGTTTTCTCAATACCGACCAGCTAGTTCAAAATCAACTTAACCAAGCGCTATTGCCTACAATCTCATTTTATGTTGAATAACCAAAGTGATTTTGTCATTCATTAAACAGTAACATTTTGTCTGTATGCATAGAAGTTCATAGAGACACTGAGACACACATACATGCACATGCACATACAAAAGCACAATCCTCTAACACTGAAAAGTTATTTAACTTACAAGTTCATGCAAAAGAGTTTTCTTGATGCTCTCATACTTCCTGAAACCCTTAAGGTCATCAGTTCTAAGACGCAGAGATATCTCCTCTCCATAATTCTGCGAAAATAAGAGTCAACaagacaaaaaattaaagaaaataaaacactaatgaAATATATACGTATGTTTAGAATGGCCATTACCTTGTTAAAACCAAGAATGCATTTGGGACTTATGCCAACATAACCAATGGGTGCCATCTCAGTCATAATACCTACACACCAATGATGCTGTAAAGAACAACCAAAATACAACTCATCAATGATGACATAACAAAATGATGGGagcttgttaaaaaaaatttaagtgtgCCAAATTTATCCAATGCACCTTGTTCATAATAGCAACAATTCCAGGATCTGCAGCGATCGTGTGCATTATTCTCAACGCCTCAGAAGCTGGGGGATTCAACTGTAAACAAGTAACAACCAAATCAATCGATAATCAGTTCAAGATATTGGCAgcttgatttttttcttctagaaGCACATATTCCAAGGAAAGATATAAACATTCACTTCAAAGCATGtacatttgtaaaataaaaattgccatTCAATCTGTATATCCTTTCATAGAAAAACATATATCCAGATCCAGACTTCACCTAAAAACCTACCAACCCACATTCTACTCTTAGTAAATATTATTGTCTgcgaaaaagaaaatagttacAGAGTATCATTTATTGGTTGATGATTGCAAATGAATCTTGATAACATATAAAGAATTTTAGTTAGGCACCCTTCCTAACAGTTTTCATTGTCAAGTTCATGATGAAGTCAATGTTCAACTCATAATTCAAACACATGAATGATCTTTACAAAAGCTGCAACTAGCCACACACATGTAAATTTCAGcaattgtgtatttttttttttattggtatagACTATACGTGCCCCAGCagatctcctatatatatatatagatgcaCGCGCACACGCATGCATATAGACCAGAATATGTCATAGCCACGGTTTCTAACAATTGTCTCTGTCTAAGACTGATGTACAAGTCTATCTTTCCGTTTCTTTCAAAACATATTTCAAGTCCATATTGcacaattataaatatattagtatCAAGTAACTTATTAGATAAAAAAAGAACTcattaaatgaaaaagaacaaGCGACTAAATCTGTCTTTCCTTTATACCTTATCTCTTTCACATATAGTTCTTTATCTACACAGCACCCATTCTATCTAAGCTACAAATTATATGAGGTAAAAAGGAATTAGCAAAGTCAACACACCTCTACTCCTGGGATCTCTAGTGTGCGAAAATCACGAAAGATATAACGTCCTTGTGGAAGTTTCAGTGAAGCATGTGGTCTGTCTGATATTCGCTGCCTTAgtctcttttcctcttcttcgaATCCAGCTATCCTCAAGTCTGCTTTTGCATTTTGTAGAACTTCATCAACCTCACTTTCAGACACTCCCATCATTCTAATAGACTTGCCCTGAATTATAAGAAACAGGCAATCAGTGGCCTCGCAAGACTTGATGAATGATCTTTCAGCATAAAgaattaacaaaatcaaaaaagaaaagaaaaaaagaacaataaggCTAATGTGTCTCAATACTAAACAATAacactcaatatttttattaaacacTCTCTTCTTTGAGTAATATGACACAGTCATATAGGTTTTAgatcttaaaattttctaatagaACTAGAGCTCCTATTTGACTAGAACCTCCTAATTAGACcagtaaattaaaattgataattacaaaaatacccttaattcaCAAGATTGTAGACAATTACAGTTTTGACATTGTATACAAAACTAACCATTACTTGTAAACCATGGattcaaaaacattttaaccCTAAAAAATGCCcttaaaatcacatgaattttGCTTCAATTGGACTTCACATGTGGGCcccataaaataaatcttgaataGATGAATTTGTGAAGTCATAAAAAATTGATCTTCCATGACTGCATCAAAAAGCCTTTCAATGCTAGAGCTAACTCCTttagattatattataaatCAATCATCCATTATTAGTTGTCTCTAATATTGAAAGCCCCAATTGCAGATTGGAAGAGATTGAAGATGACACTATTCCAACGATAACACCGAAAATGGTGTTGTCTAAGAAGAACAGTACACGCGTGTCTCAGTTAGTCACAAACGGTGCCGTTTCTCTTAAGAAGAACAGTGTCGTTTAGTGTATATGTATTAAGTTTGTTAGTGCTCATACCTGTGCACATGTGAAAGGTTGTTAACAGATCTTGTAACTGTTTCTAGATATTTTCTGATTCTTGTTTTTggtatataatgtaaaagtctTGCTCATTtgtaacttatcaaaaaaaaaaaaaaatctagttcaTTTGTAAGTTAAGCCATTCAATCACAGTTTATctctaataaagaaaaattctctctctctctctctctctctctctgtttctttgtttctctgtGTTTCTTCAAATATGTAGAGGAGTGATTTCAACTTTAATTTATAACGTACTGAATTAGCTGCCAGCAAGTAAGTAGCTCATCTCAgaagcaataaaaataataattgctGCCAGTACTAAAAGTTGAGTGATAGAGCCTGCAAAGTGCTGCCAGTAACTAACAACACTTATtagacaaaaaataatatactaaTATCAGGAAAATTTACATTCAtaatggttaaaaaatattaaccaaatatagaataataagtGCCAATACCTTTCTTATGGAAGTGTCTTGCAAACTTAAGAATGCCTGCTCATTAGAGAAAGGAGACAACAGCTTTGAGCTTTTGTTGAAGGATTGTGGAACAATCAGCCGCATGGTATCTGCTTTGACATTGGTCAATTTTAGCAGCTCAAGTCCAAGCTCCTTAATAGTAGCACCTGAATTCATTTCTATGGTAAATGTCTTCCCCCTCCATACAACTGAGATGTGTTGTGTACTCTCTGGATTTTGCATGTTTTGCTGAAAGAAAGAACAgtgtatgaaaaatatttataatcattCACAAGTAAATAACGTGGAAGTATAAACCTGCTCCAAGATGAAAATCAACAACTTCTAGAAAGATTGTTAATGTGTACTTATCGAAACCCAAAAATGATGTGACTACACTAGTATCTTAGCTGAGTCCTGGCACGTGTGTGTGTGGATTCTATAAGGATGAGGAGGAAACAAAAAGGGACATTGAATTGGCTGTAAATTTAAAAGGAAGTATGATGCCCCCCCACCCCTCCCCCACATGCCACTCAtagatttgaataaaatttagaataaagCTGAAGTAATGAAACATGAATTCTACTAAAATATAATCTGTTGCTGCACAAATGACATGGGTAGAGGTGGAATCATGTGCCAAGGAAGCCACTTAATCAAGTTCTCAAGCTTCACAAAATGCCACAGGTTTCAACTTCACAGAATGCttcaacaaacaaaaagaatacACTAGCTCCAAGTAAtccaataattgaaattatacaaattcccatatgcgatcaagcaaactaattttttttttttttaattatcattaaTAATTATACAGACAACAAAACCCATAATCTtgaaaaaacaacaaaacccagATAAAATCTTCAACTTCAATGGAAATTAAAGTTACTCCTTCTTTCATAATACCAATCCAttgaaaaataacaacaacCCAACCCAAATAAAATCTATCTCATAATAATTCATGGAAAACcagaaaaaattaacaaataaatgaacaaactttgctcaaagAATCACAAACCTCCATACCCATAATTTCTTTTACACCCAAAAGACCAAACCATGAAAAGACAAAGATTTCTTAATGACAAACTATATTAGCAATTCAAGGAAGACAACCTTAATCTTGGGAAGTAGGAGACAATTATCCATAATTGAACAAACCCAGATAAATAGATTTTCCGAAGACCTTACCTCACGTGAGGATCggactccctctctctctctctctctctctctcgtctgTCTAAGAGAATCGAATATTCTAGAGACGAAAGGCTTGTTGAAGTTGTAAAGAGTCACccaaaattctaaaacaaaaaatggaaatCTTGGTTggctaatttatatatatatatatatatatatatatatatataggaatcgGGAGGGCTGAGGATATGAGGCGGTGCATTTTAGTGGTTCGTGTAGCATCACACTAAAATGAGCGGTCCTGGGTGTACACTATACTTTAACTACGCATGTGCTGACGTACGTAAAATGAAAGAGTTTATTTCATTAAGAAAAGTAAGTGCCACACCTCACCACATTGTGGAGTTGTTGTTGGTGGAGGGGTATTGGTGCGTGTAAGAACACTCCTCTACCAACTACAATTTGGTATATGTGCGAGTTGTGGTATTAGAActataataattattctttCATTAAAAAGTAATGTTAGAATTTAGGATTACAATTTTTGCCATAATTCACTCACGTGTCCTATCATTTTCCTTTAGCAAAAATTTTAGCGATAACTACCATGCACCATTGGGGTGATGGTCACACTACAATTATAAGTACTTGTAGAGTATCGGGGGAAGGGCTGAGATTTCAAATCTCTAGGAGgaagtttcatacacatatatacttaaattaagttagggtaaaatttctattttgtattaaaaaaaaaattagtgctACTACAAAATGTACAACTTTTGTTACAACTTTGGCTAACTGTGattggtagaaaaaaaaatgattatgtaaaagtgacaaacaactAATTACAATTTGCACATAAAAgagttgtggcaaaaattatgagTTTGTTTGTAGTAGTAGAACTCTTATTTCATGCtaaaagttttaacttttaaatatttaatatttaatttggatATTTTCTTTATACAAAAGGGTTTAATTTGgatataatttagaaattaacaaaacttattataaaaaatatatgaacaaTTCACCTatgaacaaaaaattcattaaaaaactaaaattttttgcttCTAAACAAATTAGAAGAATAGattttatgtaaaaattatatattatttaattaaatttaagtatATAAAAGGTCttaatttaaacatataaaGCATCAATCCCTTGAGCCACCCAGGCGTGAAATGCCTTACTTAAACTTAGTGCAAAGAGAGGCTTTGCATGTTAACCATGACATGACATTTATTTTCTGCTTCACAACCTCTCTTTTGTAGGGGTTAGCAGGAATGCCTACTTGACCATTCTTCTTAGCACTTCCTGTGTGCATTTAAGAATGTTCTCACTACaacaaacttgagttttttcaaCATGTTTTTATCCGCGGTCACTAAAAAATGTTGATAAAAGTTTTAATTATCTACAATTATACACAACCATTGAGTAAAGGAAGGTAATTCACATACTTATTTCCACATTTAGCattactgttaaaataagtgttaaaaaaaacataaatagggaaaaattttattaacagtTGGATGAATgcgaaaaaaaagaagaaatgttCTATCAACGGGTTGGatgaaagtggaaaaaataaatgaaatgtttTATCGACGTGTTGGATGAATGTGGAAAAACTAAATGAAATGTTTTATCACCGGTTTGATGAatgtggaaaaaataaataaaatgttttatcaaCGGTTTGATGAATGtggaaaatataaatgaaatattggtgaaaatgtttaaaataaagaacacGGAGCTTATTATAAAGTTTTATATGatagctctctctttcttgcgCCCTCGCTCTCTCTCGTAGCTTACATCTCTCTCGTAATCAAAAGCAAATTACCGAAGAGCAAAAAGCGAAGAGCTATATTGTTGAGTTCTGGAGTTCATTCGTTCAGTATTATTGCTGAATTCTTAGGGTTTTGTAGAATCTCACTCACTCCCTTTCTCTTTCTAACTCACTCTCTCGGTGTCTTCAACATGAGCAAATCAGACTAGCGTCCAGATCTGAAGAAgtaatttctcattctctctcatcTGCAAtttgttttagggtttcaatttcaatttcattgtttttacaAACTAGattctaatttgtttttgaatttttgttgtttttgcaaACAAATATATGGACAATAAGCTCCAGAGTACATTCCTATTACCCTCCATGAATGCTCTGCcttgtatttctttttattatttatttattttatattttgcagTTTTGCTCTCTTTGATTTGTGAGAAAAATTAGGCAAATGAAGGAAAATAGGTTATCTTCTTAATTATTCATAGATATTGAATtaatggaaattaaaaaaaataaaaatctagcaGTTAAAACTAATGTAGCTGTATAGTTGCAGATTTGGAGCTAAAAATGCTTATTAGAGCTTACAACTTAGTATTCAAGCTTTTAGGTTCCTATTTTGTTCCTCActgttttaatatatatatatatatatatattttaaactgTAGCCATTGCATTCATAATAAGTTACTCTGATTTTATGGTTTCATTGTGAAATATTGTAGTGatgactactttttttttaaaaaaaaaaaaaaaattataaaatcaagaATTGTACTGATTTTTTGGGATTACATTCCCTGGTGTGTTTATGGGACCATGTCCCAGAGGTTTTGGTTTCACCAATGTTGGTTGGTTGTTGGTTTCTGACTAATCTTTAAACTAATCTGTTTGAATTGATTTGGTTGAAGAAATTTCCCTTCAAGGAGTAAGTACTAGACAAAATTAGAGGCTGATGAAGCTTGATGATAAAGTGAGTTTCTtgacaaataaaactctaagaagagaagaaagggGAGAAGAGGGCTCAAATAATTCCCCTTAACTAATCTACGGAAAAGAGGGTTCAAATCCTCCCCTTTGTAAACTAGTTTGGGCTGCATCAATGTATTATGtttggatttagagaaatgcTACAATGTTTAATGGAAGAATCTTGTTAGAAGAGGCTCTAATGCAACAAATCAAAAATTATGTGAGGTTGTGTGCAAGTAGTTGCAAAGCAGTGACCAATTCACATTGTTTTAGGGTCTTATGTAGTAAGTGGAacatttatttctttgttttgagtGCTAGTACAAGTTAAGGGTTGGTGTCTGACTTCTAACCCTGTGTTGTTGGAGTCTCAGGTTTCTTCTATTGAGAATTGGTGTTTATATTTCTAGTTTGATTTGTTGATTAATAATATCACTTATTCATTAGAAAAACTAAGGGTGGAAACATCATCAAGGTGAAAAATGAACTTATTAGTctgattttcattctttttgttGGAAACTTATGGAACCTATGGTATTTCCAGCATCTACACATTTAACAACAAGATTTAAAACTCACTACAACTAGGTTTGATTATCAAAACATTATTTTCTCcatttcatattctttttgtCTATAACTTACTTTGCTTAACCATGTTGTTCGTCATTGCTTTGATGAACAACAAGTTAtaatttgtttcttctttgGGAACAGTGTAGGGAAAATTTGACcttaaataacttttttgtaatatattataattgcTTTGTGAAGTATAAGCTACATGTTAACTCATGATATCATAGTCaccatttgaatttttgttttatattataacTGATTTAAATTATGAGGTCAAGATTTGGTTATGAGTAATTATTGGAAAGCATTTTCCTGTgacattgttttctttattgGTGTCCCCTTTGCCTTTCCCCCACATCACATCATT of Quercus lobata isolate SW786 chromosome 8, ValleyOak3.0 Primary Assembly, whole genome shotgun sequence contains these proteins:
- the LOC115955663 gene encoding uncharacterized protein LOC115955663 is translated as MQNPESTQHISVVWRGKTFTIEMNSGATIKELGLELLKLTNVKADTMRLIVPQSFNKSSKLLSPFSNEQAFLSLQDTSIRKGKSIRMMGVSESEVDEVLQNAKADLRIAGFEEEEKRLRQRISDRPHASLKLPQGRYIFRDFRTLEIPGVELNPPASEALRIMHTIAADPGIVAIMNKHHWCVGIMTEMAPIGYVGISPKCILGFNKNYGEEISLRLRTDDLKGFRKYESIKKTLLHELAHMVHSEHDANFYGLDKQLNQEAASLDWTRSRSHTLSGVQYSETYEDSFVGDSSNSAQKLGGNTSDQLASACASSVAAAYRRLANASENSLGGSIVNEEPDPDDSGFKTREEDDSMYSIEEENLDIWSPNEAERKTAYEPDPDDHSGNHNKLEPDPDDSLGGETLESEFYPEFTGSKTISRQDFNNAGPTQLLPPPETNLMLRTSKLHEEPDPDESQEMEIVDSRTQTSKNIEEPDPDESQEMEILDSRIQTNKNIEEPDPDDTAEKQNGLEYGNIMGLDLDDYPENETIRDQACLNKAYKEPDPDESQPNGVLAEPDPDDNLVHPLGISRMQTYEPDPDDQELQRIQDPVTVVCSRLQKAIEMLRVEVTPMEAAAVLQTLFKIIRNVIEHPNEMKYRRLRKANPIIERNIANYKAAMEILTLIGFNEDVESDEIGKAEAYIVLKRNDPGLLWLAKSSLEACIAY